In Synergistaceae bacterium, a single window of DNA contains:
- a CDS encoding prolipoprotein diacylglyceryl transferase, with translation MYPVLFKISFIEVRSYYVLWTFALLVFILWTRNRAIRKFGMDWDDVSSVIVWIYSAAILGAIVGNAAEKLPLWLAGMTTADEILKGGLSSVPGMLCGGLAGVYRLRKLKISVDDFAEASSIPAAVMIGIGRIGCFLNGCCVGVGYFFAKQPWWAVYFPFDAAGFYRFPSQLSESAAGLMIALFLFTAERKIPEHDIKIGGSAILFPLFLILYGSYRLAFDSLRMTEPASALHIGQYISVSAIICGIIWLYRTYKIRRKEHGILNPRN, from the coding sequence ATGTATCCTGTACTGTTTAAAATTTCGTTCATTGAAGTCCGCAGCTATTATGTGCTGTGGACTTTTGCTTTGCTGGTCTTTATCCTATGGACGAGAAACAGGGCGATCAGGAAGTTCGGTATGGATTGGGATGATGTTTCTTCTGTAATTGTCTGGATATATTCTGCGGCGATTCTTGGCGCAATCGTCGGCAATGCGGCAGAAAAACTTCCGCTTTGGCTTGCCGGCATGACGACCGCAGATGAAATATTAAAGGGCGGGCTCTCCTCTGTTCCCGGTATGCTGTGCGGCGGACTTGCCGGAGTTTACCGGCTTAGAAAACTTAAAATTTCAGTTGATGATTTTGCTGAGGCCTCATCGATACCAGCGGCAGTGATGATCGGGATCGGAAGGATAGGATGCTTCCTTAACGGCTGCTGTGTCGGCGTAGGATATTTTTTCGCCAAACAGCCTTGGTGGGCGGTATATTTTCCGTTTGACGCGGCGGGTTTCTATAGATTTCCGTCGCAGCTTTCGGAATCGGCAGCAGGGCTGATGATAGCCCTTTTTCTCTTCACAGCGGAAAGAAAGATACCTGAACATGACATTAAAATAGGGGGAAGCGCTATACTCTTCCCCCTGTTTCTGATACTTTACGGTTCCTACAGGCTTGCCTTTGACAGTTTACGTATGACAGAACCTGCTTCTGCTCTGCATATCGGGCAATATATATCCGTATCAGCCATTATTTGCGGGATCATATGGCTTTACCGCACGTATAAAATCCGCAGGAAAGAACACGGCATACTTAATCCTCGGAATTAA
- the yidD gene encoding membrane protein insertion efficiency factor YidD, which yields MSFITKIAVFFIRFYQAAISPLLGGGKCRFYPSCSEYAVEALEKHGFFYGSLLGLYRICRCGPWDPGGFDPVPEPEEIQRIRIGRLFKKTSKG from the coding sequence ATGAGTTTCATCACAAAAATAGCAGTATTTTTTATCAGGTTCTATCAGGCGGCGATCTCTCCACTGCTGGGAGGCGGAAAGTGCCGATTCTATCCCTCGTGCTCCGAATATGCGGTCGAAGCTTTAGAGAAGCATGGTTTTTTTTACGGGTCCCTTCTGGGACTATATCGAATATGCCGCTGCGGGCCTTGGGATCCGGGAGGGTTTGACCCGGTCCCTGAGCCTGAAGAAATTCAACGGATACGGATAGGAAGATTATTTAAAAAGACCTCGAAAGGTTAG
- a CDS encoding KH domain-containing protein, whose product MNNNMEREEQIPMPEIESTVLECSSLDEARVKAAELWGIKPTDVEATVISEDKKLFGLLGSSYKIEVSPFAPVSYIKSCHFVNEVLEKMGLDLIPELNDDGTINLVGEDVGVVIGRYGETLKALEYLTNLVCHDDMSTRRVRFDCGGYRSRREQALTRLAESIAREALRKGYPVSLEPMSSWERRIVHIALKENREVETRSIGEEPTRRVVVCPAHGSDNGGRRRTRAR is encoded by the coding sequence ATGAATAACAACATGGAGAGAGAAGAACAGATACCGATGCCCGAAATAGAGTCAACGGTCCTTGAATGTTCCTCGCTTGATGAAGCACGCGTGAAAGCTGCTGAACTCTGGGGCATAAAACCGACAGATGTCGAAGCTACCGTTATATCGGAGGACAAAAAACTTTTCGGTCTTCTGGGGAGTTCCTATAAAATCGAAGTCAGTCCTTTTGCTCCCGTCTCTTACATTAAGTCATGCCATTTCGTCAATGAAGTTCTTGAAAAAATGGGACTTGATCTTATACCTGAGCTCAATGACGACGGAACCATCAATCTTGTGGGAGAGGATGTCGGAGTGGTAATAGGGAGATACGGGGAGACGCTCAAAGCACTGGAATATCTTACTAACCTTGTATGTCACGACGACATGTCAACAAGACGTGTCCGTTTTGACTGCGGCGGATATCGCAGTCGCAGAGAGCAGGCCCTTACCCGCCTTGCGGAATCAATAGCAAGAGAGGCCCTCCGCAAGGGTTATCCGGTCAGCCTCGAACCTATGTCAAGCTGGGAACGCCGTATAGTACACATCGCACTCAAGGAGAACAGGGAGGTTGAGACACGCTCGATAGGCGAAGAGCCCACAAGGCGAGTTGTCGTATGTCCGGCGCATGGCTCTGATAATGGCGGCAGAAGGCGCACCCGCGCCCGTTAG
- a CDS encoding YidC/Oxa1 family membrane protein insertase, with the protein MSAIWTGASQLLLAILDFFYAITNSYGLSIVLLTIAVRVVLYPLNQKQMVSMQQMQKIQPRLKVIQEKYADDKEKLSQETMRLYKENKINPAAGCLPLLVQLPILILLFNVLRTYDFADTSFMGVLLGSSTTAGLAQALGVSAGANGTYSIMSVLTAILKNPAGLSNAGLYIGNMVLLISISVLTWAQQKLSGGNNPQMAMMNTIMPFFMAFICLPMPGGVMLYWGLSSLIGVVQQYFVMRKTKHELEVKPVLHKNKPVAASAVDDDDDDEDEYEDEDDDDDDDNEGKRQ; encoded by the coding sequence TTGAGCGCAATTTGGACCGGAGCAAGCCAACTGCTCCTCGCGATCCTTGATTTTTTCTACGCAATAACAAACTCATACGGTCTTTCGATAGTATTGCTTACTATCGCGGTAAGGGTCGTGCTATACCCTCTCAATCAGAAACAGATGGTCAGCATGCAGCAGATGCAGAAAATCCAGCCCAGGCTGAAGGTAATTCAGGAAAAATATGCTGATGACAAGGAAAAACTAAGTCAGGAGACAATGCGCCTCTACAAGGAGAATAAGATCAACCCCGCGGCAGGCTGTCTTCCTCTGCTTGTACAGCTTCCTATACTTATATTACTGTTCAACGTGCTCAGGACATATGATTTTGCGGATACGTCTTTCATGGGTGTTCTGCTTGGCTCGTCTACTACAGCGGGGCTTGCCCAGGCCCTAGGTGTTTCCGCCGGGGCAAACGGGACATACAGCATAATGTCCGTGCTTACAGCGATACTTAAAAATCCGGCCGGGCTTTCCAATGCCGGCCTGTATATAGGCAACATGGTGCTGCTTATAAGCATATCTGTTCTTACTTGGGCACAGCAGAAACTTTCAGGTGGCAATAATCCTCAGATGGCAATGATGAACACTATCATGCCGTTCTTTATGGCATTTATATGTCTTCCGATGCCCGGCGGAGTAATGCTTTATTGGGGTCTCTCCTCACTGATAGGCGTAGTCCAGCAGTACTTCGTCATGAGGAAGACGAAGCATGAGCTTGAGGTAAAGCCGGTATTGCACAAGAACAAGCCTGTTGCCGCTTCCGCAGTTGATGATGATGATGATGACGAAGATGAGTACGAGGATGAAGATGACGATGACGATGACGATAACGAAGGCAAAAGGCAATGA